From one Variovorax sp. PBL-H6 genomic stretch:
- a CDS encoding DUF1810 domain-containing protein: MNDVFDLQRFVDAQAPVVDAVRGELRSGRKRTHWIWFVFPQLAGLGRSAMAQRYAIGSLDEARAYLAHPLLGPRLRECSALVLAVEDRNIHEIFGAPDDLKFCSSMTLFDAADPSEPVFRDCLHKYFGGLRDRETLARIEGGDGG, encoded by the coding sequence ATGAACGATGTCTTCGATTTGCAGCGCTTCGTCGATGCGCAGGCGCCCGTGGTCGATGCGGTGCGCGGCGAATTGCGCAGCGGCCGCAAGCGCACCCACTGGATATGGTTCGTGTTCCCGCAACTGGCGGGCCTGGGCCGCAGCGCGATGGCGCAGCGCTATGCCATCGGCTCGCTGGACGAGGCCCGCGCCTACCTGGCGCACCCCCTGCTCGGGCCGCGGCTGCGCGAATGCAGTGCGCTGGTGCTCGCGGTCGAGGACCGCAATATCCACGAGATATTCGGCGCGCCGGACGACCTCAAGTTCTGCTCATCCATGACCCTGTTCGATGCGGCCGATCCGTCGGAGCCGGTGTTTCGGGACTGTCTGCACAAGTACTTCGGCGGCCTGCGCGATCGCGAGACCCTCGCCCGGATCGAAGGCGGCGATGGGGGCTGA
- a CDS encoding LysR family transcriptional regulator: MNPAHVTLRQLRAFVAIADAGGFAAAARRLHLTPSALSLLIKELERGIEVRLFDRTTRATALSLAGSEFYPLARKVLDDLASALESTQDLEQKKRGTVRIACTPLYAATTLPELVLRYRQKFPAIAVHVLDSLNQQALARVMSGEADLGVAPQRQAPPELVQQSLLRDRMWLICRPDHPLAARGRVSWAQVLQEPFVSLTRDFTKRLQADLFKHSATLALNPAHEVSFITTALGMVQWGHGITAQPGRSLTLIEPFGLVARPLVGPVVHRHLSLFCKRDQALSPAAASFRDFLRGAMPALPVSPARG, from the coding sequence ATGAATCCGGCCCATGTCACGCTGCGCCAGCTGCGCGCCTTCGTTGCCATCGCCGATGCGGGTGGCTTCGCTGCCGCCGCGCGGCGTTTGCATCTCACGCCCTCGGCGCTGAGCCTGCTCATCAAGGAACTGGAGCGCGGCATCGAGGTGCGCCTGTTCGACCGCACTACCCGTGCGACTGCGCTGTCGCTGGCAGGCAGCGAGTTCTATCCGCTGGCGCGCAAGGTGCTGGACGACCTCGCCAGTGCGCTCGAAAGCACGCAGGACCTGGAGCAGAAGAAGCGCGGCACTGTGCGCATCGCCTGCACGCCGCTGTACGCGGCCACCACCTTGCCCGAGCTGGTGCTGCGCTATCGGCAGAAGTTTCCGGCCATTGCCGTGCACGTGCTGGACTCACTCAACCAGCAGGCGCTGGCGCGCGTCATGAGCGGCGAGGCCGACCTGGGCGTCGCGCCGCAGCGCCAGGCACCGCCGGAGCTGGTGCAGCAAAGTCTTCTGCGCGACCGCATGTGGCTGATCTGCCGGCCTGATCATCCTTTGGCCGCCCGCGGCCGCGTGAGCTGGGCGCAGGTGCTGCAGGAGCCTTTCGTCAGCCTCACGCGCGACTTCACCAAGCGGCTGCAGGCCGACCTCTTCAAGCACTCGGCCACGCTCGCGCTGAATCCGGCGCACGAGGTGTCCTTCATCACGACCGCGCTGGGCATGGTGCAGTGGGGGCATGGCATCACGGCGCAGCCCGGCCGCTCATTGACGCTGATCGAGCCCTTCGGCCTGGTGGCACGGCCTCTGGTCGGGCCAGTGGTGCACAGGCACCTGTCGCTGTTCTGCAAGCGCGACCAGGCGTTGTCGCCGGCGGCGGCCAGCTTCAGGGACTTCCTGCGCGGGGCGATGCCCGCGTTGCCGGTATCGCCGGCGCGCGGCTGA
- a CDS encoding phospholipase D family protein, with protein MGAEIAKHPARAWGRGVDWLVALTLAVLLTGCAGLPKEVERSPSYAIADTANTALGRLGAAGAPDAQQSGFRLLPLPPYSMHARLELARRAQRSIDVQYYLIQNDETGRYLLRTLRDAAERGVRVRVLVDDLYTAGADTLLASLAAHPNVEVRLFNPFPAGRGRLSTRLAASLLDMNRVHRRMHNKLFVADNAMAVVGGRNIANEYFMRDAGANFIDIDTLVTGAVVPRLSSLFDLYWNSPFVYPIESIVQVEGTPAQRRQRFEEMTWDAAMWAPQTPIERDLLGYQALAEDLDAGTLPLVWARAEAHADTPHKALGPREERPRVPADAPEGVLFNVRRYVRAAEREVLITTPYLIPGRGGMESVRQLRERGVRFALVTNSLAATDESLVHLGYRRYRPALVRLGVELYELSPKRVEKSQRFGIFGSASGRLHGKSAVIDGKVVFIGSLNFDPRSDLHNTELGLFIHSPQLAAQLTSLIGFITMDAAYRVRLGPKGGIEWVSPSENGGADVVQHEEPETDFGSRLKLDLLAPLVPESLL; from the coding sequence ATGGGGGCTGAGATCGCGAAGCATCCTGCCCGCGCATGGGGCAGGGGAGTCGACTGGCTGGTTGCGCTGACGCTCGCCGTACTGCTGACCGGCTGCGCAGGGCTGCCGAAGGAGGTGGAGCGCTCGCCCTCGTATGCGATCGCCGACACCGCGAACACGGCGCTCGGCCGCCTCGGCGCGGCCGGTGCGCCGGATGCGCAGCAAAGCGGTTTCCGGCTGCTGCCGCTGCCGCCCTATTCGATGCACGCACGCCTCGAGCTGGCGCGGCGCGCGCAGCGCAGCATCGACGTGCAGTACTACCTGATACAGAACGACGAGACCGGCCGCTACCTGTTGCGCACGCTGCGCGACGCGGCCGAACGCGGCGTGCGCGTGCGCGTGCTGGTGGACGATCTCTACACGGCCGGTGCCGACACGCTGCTGGCGAGCCTGGCGGCACATCCGAACGTGGAGGTGCGCCTCTTCAATCCCTTCCCGGCGGGGCGCGGGCGGTTGTCGACGCGGCTGGCCGCCTCGCTGCTCGACATGAACCGCGTTCATCGCCGCATGCACAACAAGCTCTTCGTCGCCGACAACGCGATGGCCGTGGTCGGCGGTCGCAACATCGCCAACGAATACTTCATGCGCGATGCGGGGGCCAACTTCATCGACATCGACACGCTGGTGACGGGCGCGGTGGTGCCCCGGCTGTCGTCGCTGTTCGACCTGTACTGGAACAGTCCCTTCGTGTATCCGATCGAGTCGATCGTGCAGGTCGAGGGCACGCCGGCGCAACGGCGACAGCGTTTCGAGGAGATGACCTGGGACGCCGCGATGTGGGCCCCGCAGACGCCGATCGAGCGCGACCTGCTGGGCTACCAGGCGCTCGCCGAGGACCTGGACGCGGGCACGCTGCCACTGGTCTGGGCACGGGCGGAGGCCCATGCCGACACGCCGCACAAGGCCCTGGGCCCGCGCGAGGAGCGCCCCCGCGTCCCGGCCGATGCACCCGAGGGCGTGCTCTTCAATGTCCGGCGCTACGTGCGCGCGGCCGAGCGCGAAGTGCTGATAACCACCCCCTACCTGATCCCGGGGCGCGGCGGCATGGAGTCCGTGCGCCAGCTGCGCGAGCGCGGCGTGCGCTTCGCGCTGGTGACCAACTCGCTGGCCGCCACCGACGAGTCACTGGTGCACCTCGGCTATCGCCGCTACCGGCCCGCGCTGGTGCGCCTCGGCGTGGAACTGTATGAACTGAGCCCGAAGCGCGTCGAGAAGTCGCAGCGGTTCGGCATCTTCGGCTCGGCCAGCGGGCGGCTGCACGGCAAGTCGGCGGTGATCGATGGCAAGGTGGTGTTCATCGGGTCGCTCAACTTCGATCCGCGGTCGGACTTGCACAACACGGAGCTCGGCCTGTTCATCCACAGCCCGCAGCTCGCGGCGCAGCTCACCAGCCTGATCGGCTTCATCACGATGGACGCGGCCTACCGCGTGCGGCTGGGACCGAAGGGCGGCATCGAATGGGTGAGTCCGTCGGAAAACGGCGGGGCCGATGTCGTGCAGCACGAGGAACCCGAGACTGATTTCGGCTCGCGGCTGAAGCTGGACCTGCTTGCGCCGCTGGTGCCGGAGAGCTTGCTGTAG